A genomic window from Streptomyces sp. MST-110588 includes:
- the efeB gene encoding iron uptake transporter deferrochelatase/peroxidase subunit: MTTDGTKNAQDARDPQDSRDTAKQGTEKRDAEKQGPEKQGAEKKSAEKAAGDAAGEDARTRATGSAAPSRRTLIGWGGAGLALGAVAAGGTAAALRTGDDAQPAAAAAADTGGAVPFHGPHQAGIATAVQDRLHFAAFDVTTDDRQELIALLKEWTRAAERMTAGDAVGDGAVGGLAEAPPDDTGEALGLPPSRLTLTFGVGPTLFEKQGKDRFGIKDRRPQALVDLPQFPGDNLDAARSGGDLCVQACADDPQVAVHAIRNLARIGFGKVAVRWSQLGFGKTSSTTPDAHTPRNMFGFKDGTRNIAGTDPAALKQHIWVGAGDEKGAGRWMAGGSYLVARRIRMHIETWDRTSLKEQEDVFGRSKGEGAPVGRRREHDEPHLKSMKPDAHVRLAHPDSNGGLRILRRGYSFTDGTDGLGRLDAGLFFLAYQRDVRHGFIPLQHKLARHDALNEYIQHVGSAVFAVPPGVRDSGDWWGRGLFA; this comes from the coding sequence ATGACGACCGACGGCACGAAGAACGCGCAGGATGCCCGGGACCCGCAGGACTCGCGGGACACGGCGAAGCAGGGCACGGAGAAGCGGGACGCGGAGAAGCAGGGCCCGGAGAAGCAGGGCGCGGAGAAGAAGAGCGCGGAGAAGGCGGCCGGGGACGCCGCCGGGGAGGACGCACGCACCCGCGCCACCGGCTCCGCCGCCCCCTCCCGCCGGACGCTGATCGGCTGGGGCGGCGCCGGGCTCGCGCTCGGCGCGGTCGCCGCCGGCGGCACCGCCGCGGCACTGCGTACGGGCGATGACGCCCAGCCCGCGGCGGCGGCAGCGGCCGACACCGGCGGGGCGGTGCCCTTCCACGGCCCGCACCAGGCCGGTATCGCCACCGCCGTACAGGACCGGCTGCACTTCGCCGCCTTCGACGTCACCACCGACGACCGCCAGGAGCTGATCGCCCTCCTGAAGGAGTGGACGCGGGCCGCGGAGCGGATGACGGCCGGGGACGCGGTCGGTGACGGCGCGGTCGGCGGGCTCGCCGAGGCGCCGCCGGACGACACCGGCGAGGCGCTGGGCCTGCCGCCCTCCCGCCTCACCCTGACCTTCGGCGTGGGCCCCACCCTCTTCGAGAAGCAGGGCAAGGACCGCTTCGGGATCAAGGACAGGCGGCCCCAGGCGCTGGTGGACCTGCCGCAGTTCCCCGGCGACAACCTGGACGCCGCGCGCAGCGGCGGTGACCTGTGCGTCCAGGCGTGTGCGGACGACCCGCAGGTCGCCGTGCACGCGATCCGCAACCTGGCCCGTATCGGCTTCGGCAAGGTCGCCGTGCGCTGGTCGCAACTGGGCTTCGGCAAGACCTCCTCCACCACGCCCGACGCCCACACCCCGCGCAACATGTTCGGCTTCAAGGACGGCACCCGGAACATCGCGGGCACCGACCCCGCCGCCCTCAAGCAGCACATATGGGTCGGCGCGGGCGACGAGAAGGGCGCCGGCCGCTGGATGGCCGGCGGCTCCTACCTCGTCGCGCGCCGTATCCGGATGCACATCGAGACCTGGGACCGCACCTCGCTCAAGGAGCAGGAGGACGTCTTCGGCCGCAGCAAGGGCGAAGGCGCCCCGGTGGGCCGCCGGCGCGAGCACGACGAGCCCCACCTGAAGTCGATGAAGCCGGACGCGCACGTACGGCTGGCGCACCCGGACTCCAACGGCGGGCTGCGCATCCTGCGCCGCGGCTACTCCTTCACCGACGGTACGGACGGCCTCGGCCGTCTGGACGCGGGCCTGTTCTTCCTCGCCTACCAGCGGGACGTACGCCACGGCTTCATCCCCCTCCAGCACAAACTGGCGCGTCACGACGCGCTCAACGAGTACATCCAGCACGTGGGTTCAGCGGTCTTCGCCGTCCCGCCGGGCGTCCGGGACTCCGGCGACTGGTGGGGCCGGGGCCTGTTCGCCTGA
- the efeO gene encoding iron uptake system protein EfeO, with the protein MRALRSSAVAAVTVAAALTAVSGCAQKSDAEAADGADGGAIRVTASDDACEVSKKSFPAGHVQFAVKNAGSKVTEVYVYAPGDRIVTERENIGPGISQEITATIKAGTYEIACKPGMKGDGIRQKVTVTGKGAGPAARDPKLDAAVAAYRKYVQEQADATLPKAKEFAAAVKSGDLEAAKKAYALSRVGWERTEPVAESFGDIDPKVDVREDGLEDGQKWTGWHRLEKSLWETKKISEDDKKLADQLITDLQGWQKRVGTADITPTGMANGAKELLDEVHTGKVTGEEERYSHTDLIDFQGNVEGAQKAYELLKPVASKNDPALVKELDKQFTAIRALLDKYRDSGSVDGFVSYDTVDKGERKVLSDGVNALAEPLSKLAAAVVDGKSGK; encoded by the coding sequence ATGCGAGCCCTTCGCTCCTCCGCCGTCGCCGCCGTCACCGTGGCCGCGGCCCTGACCGCCGTCTCCGGCTGTGCGCAGAAGAGCGACGCCGAAGCGGCCGACGGCGCGGACGGCGGCGCGATACGGGTGACGGCCTCCGACGACGCCTGCGAGGTCTCCAAGAAGAGCTTCCCCGCCGGGCACGTCCAGTTCGCCGTGAAGAACGCCGGCTCCAAGGTCACCGAGGTCTACGTCTACGCGCCCGGCGACCGCATCGTCACCGAGCGGGAGAACATCGGCCCCGGCATCAGCCAGGAGATCACCGCCACGATCAAGGCCGGTACGTACGAGATCGCCTGCAAGCCCGGCATGAAGGGCGACGGCATCCGCCAGAAGGTCACCGTCACCGGCAAGGGCGCCGGGCCGGCCGCGCGCGACCCGAAGCTGGACGCCGCGGTCGCCGCGTACCGCAAGTACGTCCAGGAGCAGGCCGACGCGACGCTGCCCAAGGCCAAGGAGTTCGCCGCCGCCGTGAAGTCCGGCGACCTGGAGGCGGCGAAGAAGGCGTACGCCCTCTCCCGCGTCGGCTGGGAGCGCACCGAGCCGGTCGCCGAGTCCTTCGGCGACATCGACCCCAAGGTCGATGTCCGTGAGGACGGCCTGGAGGACGGCCAGAAGTGGACCGGCTGGCACCGGCTGGAGAAGTCCCTGTGGGAGACCAAGAAGATCTCCGAGGACGACAAGAAGCTCGCCGACCAGCTCATCACCGACCTCCAGGGCTGGCAGAAGCGCGTCGGCACGGCCGACATCACCCCCACCGGCATGGCCAACGGCGCCAAGGAGCTCCTGGACGAGGTGCACACCGGCAAGGTCACCGGTGAGGAGGAGCGCTACAGCCACACCGACCTGATCGACTTCCAGGGCAACGTCGAGGGCGCGCAGAAGGCGTACGAGCTGCTCAAGCCGGTCGCCTCCAAGAACGACCCCGCCCTGGTCAAGGAGCTGGACAAGCAGTTCACGGCGATCCGCGCGCTGCTGGACAAGTACCGCGACAGCGGCTCCGTGGACGGCTTCGTCTCTTACGACACGGTGGACAAGGGCGAGCGCAAGGTCCTGTCGGACGGTGTCAACGCGCTGGCCGAGCCGCTGTCCAAGCTGGCCGCCGCCGTGGTCGACGGCAAGTCCGGCAAGTAA
- a CDS encoding heme ABC transporter ATP-binding protein: MSRRTPGATPGAPVLRRLLAGHGRAPLPGPVPRGRTYVSAAGLEVRLGDRTVLDGVELEVRTGEVLALVGPNGAGKSTLLAALAADLPAAAGEVRLDGRPVTDWRAPELARRRAVLPQSAAFSFPFTVEEVVRMGRAPWAGTGRAAQDDRAVAAAMAATEVDGFARRPLPALSGGERARVALARVLAQQVPLLLLDEPTAALDLRHQELVLRVCRERAAAGDAVVIVLHDLGLAAAYADRVAVLHDGRPAALGPPAEVFGEKLLTRVYRQPVEVVGHPRTGVPLVLPVRHSLVTPVRGT; this comes from the coding sequence ATGAGCCGCCGCACACCGGGCGCGACACCGGGCGCGCCCGTGCTCCGCAGGCTGCTCGCGGGGCACGGCCGCGCCCCGCTCCCCGGGCCCGTCCCCCGTGGCCGTACGTATGTGAGCGCGGCCGGTCTCGAAGTCCGCCTGGGCGACCGCACGGTGCTGGACGGGGTGGAGCTGGAGGTGCGGACCGGGGAGGTGCTGGCGCTGGTCGGGCCGAACGGCGCGGGCAAGTCCACGCTGCTGGCCGCACTGGCCGCCGATCTGCCCGCCGCCGCGGGCGAGGTCCGGCTGGACGGCCGGCCGGTCACCGACTGGCGGGCGCCCGAACTGGCGCGGCGCCGGGCCGTGCTGCCGCAGTCCGCCGCGTTCTCCTTCCCCTTCACGGTGGAGGAGGTCGTACGGATGGGCCGGGCGCCCTGGGCGGGCACCGGGCGGGCGGCACAGGACGACCGGGCCGTGGCGGCGGCGATGGCGGCGACCGAGGTGGACGGCTTCGCGCGGCGGCCGTTGCCCGCGCTGTCCGGCGGCGAGCGGGCCCGGGTCGCGCTGGCCCGCGTCCTGGCCCAGCAGGTGCCGCTGCTGCTGCTCGACGAGCCGACGGCCGCGCTGGACCTGCGCCACCAGGAGCTGGTGCTGCGCGTCTGCCGGGAGCGGGCGGCGGCCGGGGACGCGGTGGTGATCGTCCTGCACGACCTGGGGCTGGCGGCGGCGTACGCGGACCGGGTGGCCGTGCTGCACGACGGGCGCCCGGCGGCGCTGGGGCCGCCCGCCGAGGTGTTCGGTGAGAAGCTGCTGACGCGGGTCTACCGGCAGCCCGTGGAGGTCGTCGGGCATCCGCGGACCGGTGTCCCGCTCGTTCTCCCCGTACGCCACTCCCTCGTCACACCCGTACGTGGCACCTGA
- a CDS encoding iron ABC transporter permease — MSTLPRATDDAASSDPAGFPRAARTPQAPQTSQTRQSPRTDPATPATPTAHATPTRRRARPALLLPALACALALACLLSAATGAYTIPAGDVLGSLLHHLRLGGAELDRVAESVLWNVRLPRVVLALLVGSSLGCAGALMQGVFGNPLAEPGVIGISAGAAVGAVGAIALGLDALGNWTVTACAFAAGLLTVLIVYVLSRSGGRTEVLTLILTGIAVNAFAGALIGLCVFVADNAQLSQITFWQLGSLSQATWPRVLATLPCALAGLALAPSYARKLDLLALGERPARHLGVDVERLRGTLILIVALLTAAAVAVAGVITFLGLLVPHLLRMAAGPGHRFLIPGSALGGALVLVTADLAARTVAQPAELPLGVLTALFGSPLFFWLLRRTRRTQGGWA; from the coding sequence GTGTCCACGCTCCCCCGCGCCACGGACGACGCCGCGTCCAGCGATCCGGCCGGCTTCCCCCGGGCCGCCCGGACCCCTCAAGCCCCTCAGACCTCTCAGACCCGCCAGAGCCCTCGGACCGACCCGGCCACGCCGGCCACCCCGACCGCTCACGCCACACCCACCCGCCGCCGCGCCCGCCCCGCGCTGCTCCTGCCCGCCCTGGCCTGCGCCCTCGCGCTCGCCTGCCTGCTGTCCGCCGCGACCGGCGCGTACACCATCCCGGCCGGTGACGTCCTCGGCTCGCTCCTGCACCATCTGCGCCTGGGCGGCGCGGAGCTGGACCGGGTGGCGGAGAGCGTGCTGTGGAACGTACGGCTGCCCCGGGTCGTCCTGGCTCTGCTCGTCGGCTCCTCGCTCGGCTGTGCCGGCGCCCTGATGCAGGGCGTCTTCGGCAACCCCCTCGCCGAGCCGGGCGTCATCGGGATCTCGGCGGGCGCGGCGGTGGGCGCGGTCGGTGCGATCGCGCTCGGCCTGGACGCGCTGGGCAACTGGACGGTGACGGCCTGCGCGTTCGCCGCCGGGCTGCTGACCGTCCTGATCGTCTACGTGCTCTCCCGCTCCGGCGGCCGTACCGAGGTCCTCACGCTGATCCTCACCGGGATCGCCGTCAACGCCTTCGCGGGCGCCCTGATCGGCCTGTGCGTCTTCGTCGCCGACAACGCCCAGCTCTCCCAGATCACGTTCTGGCAGCTCGGGTCGCTCTCCCAGGCCACCTGGCCCAGGGTGCTGGCCACGCTGCCCTGTGCCCTGGCCGGTCTGGCCCTGGCCCCTTCGTACGCGCGCAAGCTGGACCTGCTGGCGCTGGGCGAGCGGCCCGCGCGCCACCTGGGCGTGGACGTGGAGCGGCTGCGCGGGACGCTGATCCTGATCGTCGCGCTGCTGACGGCCGCCGCCGTGGCGGTCGCCGGCGTCATCACCTTCCTGGGGCTGCTGGTGCCCCATCTGCTGCGGATGGCCGCCGGGCCCGGCCACCGTTTCCTGATTCCGGGCAGCGCGCTGGGCGGTGCGCTGGTCCTGGTCACCGCCGACCTCGCCGCCCGTACGGTCGCCCAGCCCGCGGAACTGCCGCTGGGCGTCCTCACCGCCCTCTTCGGCAGCCCGCTCTTCTTCTGGCTGCTGCGCCGGACCCGCCGTACTCAAGGAGGCTGGGCATGA
- a CDS encoding ABC transporter substrate-binding protein, translating into MPALLLALALTALAALTLTGCGTGTGGAGASARPDTRQGGQPPADRAEPLPGPAPRPALPATVRSADGHEVTVRKADRIVPLTGSLSETVFSLGLGDRVVARDITATFAQAAKLPVVTRAHDVSAENVLSLKPDVVLADTSTGPAEAIAQIRDAGVPLVVLKPATELEDVGRRIDTVATALGVRKAGEALKERTDRRIAAARKAVPGRAGGAEKASGSRPRVAFLYLRGSASVYLIGGAGSGADSLIEAAGGIDAGKASGLKKDFTPLTSEALAKAAPDVILVMTKGLASVGGVDGLVKIPGVAQTPAGADRRVASVDDGVLLNFGPRTDEVLRSLVRQIHAGGK; encoded by the coding sequence ATACCGGCCCTCCTGCTGGCTCTCGCCCTGACCGCCCTGGCCGCCCTGACGCTCACCGGGTGCGGCACGGGCACCGGCGGGGCCGGCGCCTCGGCGCGGCCGGACACCCGGCAGGGCGGGCAGCCCCCCGCCGACCGGGCCGAGCCGCTGCCCGGGCCCGCGCCCCGGCCCGCGCTGCCCGCGACCGTACGGTCGGCCGACGGCCACGAGGTGACGGTCCGTAAGGCGGACCGGATCGTGCCGCTGACCGGCTCCCTCTCGGAGACCGTCTTCTCCCTCGGGCTGGGCGACCGGGTCGTGGCACGGGACATCACCGCCACGTTCGCGCAGGCCGCCAAGCTGCCCGTGGTCACCCGCGCCCATGACGTCTCGGCGGAGAACGTGCTCTCCCTCAAGCCCGACGTGGTGCTCGCGGACACCTCCACCGGACCGGCGGAGGCCATCGCACAGATCCGTGACGCGGGCGTCCCGCTCGTCGTCCTGAAGCCCGCAACCGAACTGGAGGACGTCGGGCGGCGCATCGATACGGTGGCGACGGCACTGGGTGTACGCAAGGCGGGCGAGGCGCTCAAGGAGCGTACGGACCGGCGGATCGCGGCGGCCCGCAAGGCCGTACCGGGCCGGGCGGGCGGGGCGGAGAAGGCCTCCGGCTCCCGGCCCCGGGTCGCCTTCCTCTACCTGCGCGGCTCCGCCTCCGTCTATCTCATCGGCGGCGCGGGGTCCGGCGCCGACTCGCTCATCGAGGCGGCGGGCGGCATCGACGCGGGCAAGGCGTCCGGTCTGAAGAAGGACTTCACCCCGCTGACGAGCGAGGCGCTGGCGAAGGCGGCGCCGGACGTCATCCTCGTCATGACCAAGGGGCTGGCGTCGGTCGGCGGGGTGGACGGACTGGTGAAGATCCCCGGCGTGGCGCAGACGCCGGCCGGGGCGGACCGGCGGGTGGCGTCGGTCGACGACGGGGTGCTGCTGAACTTCGGGCCGCGTACGGACGAGGTGCTGCGCTCGCTCGTCCGGCAGATCCACGCCGGGGGGAAGTGA
- a CDS encoding HtaA domain-containing protein codes for MAHGRIEARDGARQAAGNGVFTFTGGTGTYNRTTRAVATTFKGSVRFVSTAHRFDIKLADVKVSTKGRTGTLTADVTAEGRTRGDVPFASLDLSAVRPGGGAGGAMTFAKIPAKLTAEGAKAFNGMYPKGQVLDAATLTVKPATSAGRPSHGSDPGRTRPSTPAHRPAPAPAHRPVAKFPHAPAAGAPAPRNASAAAQRLVDGRLDWGVRESFRKYVTGPIGRGTIETADGATASAAGFAFPKGHGTYDTTASSLNADFDGSVRFRAHEGVLDMSFANLGVRISGTKGTLRADVSAKSRTTGKVTVTKDMAVADLAVPAGALTAKNDVVTLSGVPATLTTAGAGAFGGDYRPGERLDPVGLSVTLTDRARLASAESRSAAASSSAVEAAKAAPGAATFSGGGGAGGSAGGGAGADSLAATGSAAPVGPMAASAAVLLAAGGAATYAARRRPGTGA; via the coding sequence ATGGCGCACGGCCGGATCGAGGCGAGGGACGGCGCGCGGCAGGCGGCGGGCAACGGTGTCTTCACCTTCACCGGCGGCACCGGCACGTACAACAGGACCACCCGTGCCGTCGCCACCACCTTCAAGGGCAGCGTCCGCTTCGTCTCCACCGCACACCGCTTCGACATCAAGCTCGCCGATGTGAAGGTCTCCACGAAGGGCCGGACCGGCACCCTCACCGCCGATGTCACCGCGGAGGGCAGGACACGGGGTGATGTGCCGTTCGCCTCGCTGGACCTCTCGGCCGTACGGCCCGGCGGCGGCGCGGGCGGCGCGATGACCTTCGCGAAGATCCCGGCGAAGCTGACGGCGGAGGGGGCGAAAGCCTTCAACGGCATGTACCCCAAGGGCCAGGTGCTCGATGCGGCCACGCTCACCGTGAAGCCGGCGACTTCCGCCGGCCGGCCGTCCCACGGCTCGGACCCGGGACGGACCCGGCCCTCCACACCCGCCCACCGGCCCGCACCGGCCCCCGCCCACCGGCCCGTCGCCAAGTTCCCCCACGCGCCCGCCGCCGGTGCCCCCGCGCCCCGTAACGCCTCCGCCGCCGCGCAGCGGCTCGTCGACGGCCGCCTGGACTGGGGCGTCCGGGAGTCCTTCCGCAAGTACGTCACCGGCCCCATCGGCCGTGGCACGATCGAGACCGCCGACGGGGCCACCGCGTCCGCCGCCGGCTTCGCCTTCCCCAAGGGCCACGGCACCTACGACACCACGGCATCGTCCCTGAACGCGGACTTCGACGGGTCGGTGCGCTTCCGCGCGCACGAGGGCGTCCTGGACATGTCGTTCGCCAACCTGGGCGTGCGGATCAGCGGCACCAAGGGCACGCTGCGGGCGGACGTGTCCGCCAAGTCCCGTACGACGGGGAAGGTCACCGTCACCAAGGACATGGCCGTCGCGGACCTCGCCGTTCCGGCCGGGGCCCTGACCGCCAAGAACGACGTGGTCACCCTCTCCGGCGTGCCGGCGACCCTCACCACCGCCGGAGCCGGGGCGTTCGGCGGCGACTACCGGCCGGGCGAGCGCCTCGACCCGGTCGGCCTCTCCGTGACCCTGACCGACCGGGCCCGGCTCGCCTCCGCCGAAAGCCGTTCGGCCGCCGCTTCCTCGTCGGCGGTCGAGGCGGCCAAGGCGGCACCGGGGGCCGCGACCTTCAGCGGAGGCGGCGGTGCGGGCGGGAGCGCGGGCGGCGGTGCGGGGGCGGACTCACTGGCCGCCACCGGCTCCGCCGCACCCGTCGGCCCGATGGCGGCCTCGGCCGCCGTGCTCCTGGCCGCCGGCGGCGCCGCGACGTACGCCGCCCGCCGCCGTCCCGGCACCGGCGCGTAG
- a CDS encoding PhzF family phenazine biosynthesis protein codes for MTEVQILRVFCGPGGGGGNALGVVRDGADVPDPAARQALAAELGYSETVFIDDARQGRADIYTPSVRLPFAGHPLVGTAWLLRDLGGPVGVLRPPAGEVAVTYDGEFTWVRGRAAWASGRRTEQYGSVAEVDALPAPPPGEGWLYAWAWQDEAAGTVRARAFPRRGDNIVEDEATGAAALVLTGELGRALDVRQGTGSQILTRPCDGGMIEVGGRVARDGVRTVDGLPGS; via the coding sequence ATGACAGAAGTGCAGATACTCAGGGTGTTCTGCGGGCCCGGCGGCGGGGGCGGCAATGCCCTGGGGGTCGTACGGGACGGCGCGGACGTCCCGGACCCGGCCGCCCGGCAGGCACTCGCCGCCGAACTCGGCTACAGCGAGACGGTGTTCATCGACGACGCGCGGCAGGGCCGGGCCGACATCTACACACCGAGCGTCCGGCTCCCCTTCGCCGGGCACCCACTGGTTGGCACGGCCTGGCTGCTGCGCGACCTCGGCGGCCCGGTGGGCGTGCTGCGCCCGCCGGCGGGCGAGGTGGCCGTGACGTACGACGGGGAGTTCACCTGGGTCCGTGGGCGCGCCGCGTGGGCGTCGGGCCGCCGTACCGAGCAGTACGGCTCGGTGGCCGAGGTGGACGCGCTGCCCGCGCCGCCGCCCGGCGAGGGCTGGCTGTACGCCTGGGCCTGGCAGGACGAGGCCGCCGGAACCGTACGGGCCCGGGCCTTCCCGCGCCGCGGCGACAACATCGTGGAGGACGAGGCGACCGGGGCCGCCGCGCTAGTGCTCACCGGCGAGCTCGGCCGCGCCCTGGACGTCCGCCAGGGGACGGGCTCGCAGATCCTCACCCGGCCGTGCGACGGGGGAATGATCGAGGTCGGCGGCCGGGTCGCCCGGGACGGCGTACGGACCGTGGACGGCCTCCCGGGCTCGTAA
- a CDS encoding DUF6624 domain-containing protein: protein MARDTAALAAELTDMAAADHRAAPQANSEDFTEQLAWRRLTARHADRLGEIMDEYGWPTAELVGEDAARAAWLIAQHADRQLDVQRRALHLMEQAVAAGTADRRDLAFLRDRTLVNEGRPQVYGTQIAGVKDGSPVPWPCEEPERMDERRAEVGIPPFEEYVARFPVG from the coding sequence ATGGCACGCGACACTGCCGCACTGGCCGCCGAACTCACGGACATGGCCGCGGCGGATCACCGAGCCGCACCTCAGGCGAACAGCGAGGACTTCACCGAGCAGTTGGCGTGGCGGCGCCTGACCGCCCGGCACGCGGACCGGCTGGGCGAGATCATGGACGAGTACGGCTGGCCCACCGCGGAGCTGGTCGGCGAGGACGCGGCGCGGGCCGCTTGGCTGATCGCGCAGCACGCCGACCGGCAGCTCGATGTGCAGCGGCGGGCACTTCACCTGATGGAGCAGGCGGTGGCAGCGGGTACGGCCGACCGACGCGACCTGGCCTTCCTGCGCGATCGCACCCTCGTCAACGAAGGACGGCCGCAGGTCTACGGCACCCAGATCGCCGGGGTGAAGGACGGTTCGCCGGTTCCGTGGCCGTGCGAGGAGCCCGAGCGGATGGACGAGCGGCGGGCGGAGGTGGGCATCCCGCCGTTCGAGGAGTACGTCGCCCGGTTCCCGGTGGGCTGA
- a CDS encoding biliverdin-producing heme oxygenase has protein sequence MDAPSPTQTALPFSTVIRTASHEQHTEAENSSFMSDMLGGRLGVLAYRRYTEQLWFVYRALEGTSHTLADDPVAGPFIRPELARSAALERDLAHLGGPSWRTDLEPLPATAAYAARIAECARHWPAGYVAHHYTRYLGDLSGGQIIRGTAEKTWGFARKGDGVRFYVFESIGNPAAFKREYRALLDALPLDDLEKQRVIEECRHAFALNTAVFRELGERFPLSA, from the coding sequence TTGGACGCGCCCAGCCCGACCCAGACCGCTCTCCCCTTCTCGACGGTCATCCGTACGGCCTCACACGAACAGCACACCGAGGCCGAGAACTCCTCGTTCATGAGCGACATGCTCGGCGGCAGGCTCGGCGTCCTGGCCTACCGGCGCTATACGGAGCAGCTCTGGTTCGTCTACCGCGCCCTGGAGGGCACCTCCCACACGCTGGCCGACGATCCGGTAGCCGGGCCCTTCATCCGACCGGAGCTGGCCCGCTCCGCCGCGCTGGAGCGGGATCTGGCCCACCTCGGCGGACCCTCCTGGCGTACGGATCTGGAGCCGCTGCCCGCCACGGCCGCCTACGCCGCCCGTATCGCCGAGTGCGCCCGCCACTGGCCGGCCGGCTATGTCGCCCACCACTACACCCGCTACCTCGGCGATCTCTCGGGTGGCCAGATCATCCGCGGTACGGCCGAGAAGACCTGGGGCTTTGCGCGCAAGGGCGACGGCGTGCGCTTCTACGTCTTCGAGAGCATAGGCAACCCCGCCGCCTTCAAGCGCGAGTACCGCGCGCTGCTGGACGCGCTGCCGCTGGACGACCTGGAGAAGCAGCGCGTGATCGAGGAGTGCCGGCACGCCTTCGCGCTGAACACCGCGGTCTTCCGCGAGCTGGGCGAGCGGTTCCCGTTGAGCGCCTGA
- the map gene encoding type I methionyl aminopeptidase has product MSGQSLLVPGTISPTRPVPSSIPRPEYVGKEAPTPYSGPEVQDAETIERMRIAGRIAAQAMEEAAKLIAPGVTTDELDRVAHEFMCDHGAYPSTLGYRGFPKSLCSSVNEVICHGIPDSTVLKDGDIVNLDVTAYIHGVHGDNNATYLCGDVDEESKLLVERTREALNRAIKAVKPGRQINVIGRVIESYAKRFGYGVVRDFTGHGINSSFHSGLIVPHYDSPHHTTDIKPGMTFTIEPMLTLGTYDYDMWEDGWTVVTKDRKRTAQFEHTLVVTETGAEILTLP; this is encoded by the coding sequence ATGTCTGGCCAGTCGCTTCTTGTCCCGGGGACCATCTCCCCCACCCGTCCCGTCCCCTCCTCGATCCCGCGTCCCGAGTACGTCGGCAAAGAGGCACCCACCCCTTACTCGGGCCCCGAGGTGCAGGACGCCGAAACGATCGAGCGGATGCGGATCGCGGGCCGGATCGCGGCCCAGGCGATGGAGGAGGCCGCCAAGCTGATCGCGCCGGGCGTGACCACGGACGAACTGGACCGGGTCGCCCACGAGTTCATGTGCGACCACGGCGCCTACCCCTCCACGCTCGGCTACCGGGGTTTCCCCAAGTCCCTGTGCTCCTCGGTCAACGAGGTCATCTGCCACGGCATCCCCGACTCGACCGTCCTGAAGGACGGCGACATCGTGAACCTGGACGTCACCGCCTACATCCACGGCGTGCACGGCGACAACAACGCCACGTACCTGTGCGGGGACGTGGACGAGGAGTCCAAGCTGCTGGTGGAGCGCACCCGCGAGGCGCTCAACCGCGCGATCAAGGCCGTCAAGCCGGGACGTCAGATCAACGTCATCGGGCGGGTCATCGAGTCCTACGCCAAGCGGTTCGGCTACGGGGTCGTCCGCGACTTCACCGGCCACGGCATCAACTCCTCCTTCCACTCCGGCCTGATCGTCCCGCACTACGACAGCCCGCACCACACCACCGACATCAAGCCCGGCATGACGTTCACCATCGAGCCGATGCTGACGCTGGGGACGTACGACTACGACATGTGGGAGGACGGCTGGACGGTGGTGACCAAGGACCGCAAGCGCACCGCGCAGTTCGAGCACACCCTGGTCGTCACGGAGACGGGAGCGGAAATCCTCACGCTTCCCTGA
- a CDS encoding DUF5708 family protein: MSNVTKTGPAAGKIFAGAVVLAVGLVMWLVFGGHDLGIVETTKAGIVISCIGGAELLYGVYRSLPGGGKD, encoded by the coding sequence ATGTCCAACGTGACCAAGACCGGCCCGGCCGCCGGGAAAATCTTCGCGGGAGCGGTCGTCCTCGCCGTAGGACTGGTGATGTGGCTGGTCTTCGGCGGCCACGACCTAGGCATCGTCGAGACGACCAAGGCGGGCATCGTGATCTCCTGCATCGGCGGCGCCGAGCTGCTGTACGGCGTGTACCGGTCGCTCCCCGGGGGCGGGAAAGACTGA